Proteins encoded by one window of Microcoleus sp. FACHB-68:
- a CDS encoding Npun_R2479 family HD domain-containing metalloprotein, giving the protein MFNTVELLIDAFVDKLKAGYHRTYGGYKPQYEDIIGWAGNMALENLANSDALYHNMEHTILVSLVGQEILRGKHIREGGVTCEDWLHFIISLVCHNIGYVKGVCRQDQAGAYATGRDGKTVVLPDGSTDASLTPYRVDRGKLFVDERFGGHKLIDVEQIKRNIELTRFPMPSGADELDSVNFPGLVRASALIGQLSDPRYFKKIGALYYEFEEIGLTKELGYSNPGDLRHHYPKYFWRSVYPYIQDALRYLSLTQQGKQIIANLQANVFVLEHEQIGNEESEEAQLVRASNGAA; this is encoded by the coding sequence ATGTTCAATACCGTTGAACTGCTGATAGACGCATTCGTAGACAAGCTGAAAGCCGGCTACCACCGCACCTACGGAGGCTACAAACCTCAGTATGAAGATATCATCGGTTGGGCCGGCAACATGGCGTTAGAGAACCTCGCCAACAGCGATGCCCTCTATCACAACATGGAACACACCATTTTAGTGAGCTTAGTTGGGCAAGAAATTCTGCGAGGCAAACACATTCGTGAAGGAGGTGTTACCTGTGAGGATTGGTTGCATTTCATCATCTCCTTGGTGTGCCATAACATTGGCTATGTTAAAGGCGTTTGCCGGCAGGATCAAGCCGGTGCTTATGCAACCGGAAGAGACGGGAAAACCGTCGTCCTGCCCGATGGTTCCACTGATGCCAGCCTTACCCCCTACCGTGTGGATAGAGGAAAACTATTTGTTGATGAACGCTTTGGCGGTCATAAACTGATCGATGTTGAGCAAATTAAGCGTAATATTGAACTCACTCGTTTCCCAATGCCAAGCGGAGCGGACGAACTTGATAGCGTGAACTTTCCTGGCTTGGTACGCGCATCTGCATTAATCGGTCAACTCAGCGATCCCCGCTACTTTAAAAAGATTGGAGCGCTGTACTATGAATTTGAAGAAATCGGTTTAACCAAAGAATTAGGCTACAGCAACCCTGGAGATTTACGCCATCACTACCCCAAATATTTCTGGCGTAGTGTTTACCCCTATATTCAAGATGCACTGCGCTACTTATCGCTGACACAACAGGGCAAACAAATCATCGCCAACCTGCAAGCAAATGTGTTTGTTTTAGAACACGAACAGATTGGCAATGAAGAGTCTGAAGAAGCTCAGCTGGTACGCGCCAGTAACGGTGCCGCTTGA